In Solanum pennellii chromosome 3, SPENNV200, a single window of DNA contains:
- the LOC107014093 gene encoding (R)-mandelonitrile lyase-like produces the protein MPKFFLFFTIIILITHSDSSNESPSYMGFVFNATEFPSEDYYDYIVVGGGTAGCPLAATLSEKYRVLLLERGGVPYGRPNLMTQEGFLTVITDVDDFESPAQAFVSEEGVPNARGRILGGSSAINAGFYSRADQDFYTRSKLNWDLQVVNQSYEWVEKAIVFRPELKNWQSAVRDGLVESGIHPFNGFTLDHVIGTKIGGSTFDTSGRRYSAADLLNFANPSNIHVAVYASVERILLAPSADYSPSKQAATGVVFSDQSGRYHHAMLRGKGEVLVCAGALGSPQLLLLSGVGPRPYLSTWGIPVAHHLPYVGRFLFDNPRNGISIVPPMALEHSLIQVVGITNSGAYLEAASNVIPFASPASSLFIRPSPSPVYVTVATLMEKIVGPVSSGSLRLASTDVKLNPIVRFNYFSNPEDVERCVNGTRKIAQVLRSRTMEIFKFDEWFGSRDFRYVGPALPVDESNDELLKEFCHETVSTIWHYHGGCVVGKVVDENLRVLGIDGLRVVDGSIFRVSPGTNPQATLLMLGRYVGTVMLRERFR, from the exons ATGCCTAAATTTTTCCTCTTCTTCACCATCATCATACTGATTACGCACTCTGATTCTTCTAACGAAA GTCCAAGTTATATGGGGTTTGTGTTCAACGCCACGGAGTTCCCATCGGAAGACTATTACGATTACATCGTTGTGGGAGGTGGCACCGCCGGTTGTCCACTGGCGGCGACATTGTCCGAGAAGTACCGAGTTCTACTCCTTGAAAGAGGCGGTGTTCCATATGGAAGGCCTAATTTGATGACCCAAGAAGGCTTTCTCACTGTAATTACAGATGTTGATGATTTTGAGTCCCCTGCACAAGCCTTCGTCTCCGAAGAGGGAGTTCCAAATGCCAGAGGTCGCATTCTTGGTGGAAGTAGTGCAATTAATGCCGGTTTTTACAGTAGGGCTGATCAAGATTTCTACACTAGGTCGAAATTGAATTGGGATTTGCAAGTTGTAAATCAATCTTATGAATGGGTGGAGAAGGCTATTGTGTTTAGGCCGGAACTCAAGAATTGGCAGTCGGCTGTCAGGGATGGATTAGTGGAGTCCGGCATTCATCCTTTCAATGGGTTCACTTTGGATCATGTTATTGGTACCAAGATTGGTGGCTCCACCTTTGATACCTCTGGCCGCAGATATAGTGCTGCTGATCTTCTCAATTTCGCAAATCCTTCAAACATTCACGTGGCCGTTTATGCAAGTGTCGAGAGAATTCTGCTAGCTCCATCCGCAGATTATTCTCCATCTAAGCAGGCTGCTACTGGTGTGGTTTTTAGTGACCAATCTGGGCGCTATCACCACGCCATGCTTCGTGGAAAAGGTGAAGTTTTAGTATGTGCAGGAGCTCTTGGTAGCCCACAGTTGCTTCTGTTGAGTGGTGTTGGTCCAAGGCCTTACCTATCTACATGGGGTATACCAGTTGCTCACCATTTACCTTATGTGGGGAGGTTTCTGTTTGATAATCCAAGAAATGGTATCTCCATTGTGCCACCCATGGCACTCGAACACTCCTTGATTCAAGTTGTGGGGATCACTAATTCGGGGGCTTACTTGGAGGCTGCCTCTAATGTCATTCCATTTGCTTCCCCTGCTAGCTCCCTTTTTATCAGACCTTCCCCGTCTCCAGTTTATGTTACAGTGGCGACCCTCATGGAGAAGATAGTTGGACCTGTTTCTTCTGGTTCACTTAGATTGGCATCAACCGATGTTAAACTGAACCCTATTGTTCGATTCAATTACTTCAGCAACCCTGAAGATGTAGAGAGGTGTGTGAATGGGACCCGAAAAATAGCACAAGTTCTGAGAAGTAGAACCATGGAGATTTTCAAGTTTGATGAGTGGTTTGGCAGTAGGGATTTTAGGTATGTTGGTCCTGCTTTGCCTGTTGATGAGTCCAATGATGAACTCCTGAAGGAGTTCTGCCATGAGACAGTGAGTACGATTTGGCACTATCATGGTGGGTGTGTTGTTGGGAAGGTGGTGGATGAAAATTTGAGAGTGCTTGGCATTGATGGGCTGAGAGTTGTTGATGGTTCAATATTCAGAGTGTCACCAGGGACCAATCCCCAGGCTACTCTTCTCATGCTTGGACG GTATGTTGGTACGGTGATGCTCAGGGAGAGGTTTCGATAG
- the LOC107014487 gene encoding D-3-phosphoglycerate dehydrogenase 3, chloroplastic-like yields MASTPSPHTARLNSLLSSSSSSSFVNHNKPSNLSFLHASSNPSSIKLLHSVSPSISSSSSSTTAIRNVLKTVESADISLSRDLHGVVSTSKPTILVSEKLGEAGLDLLKSFGNVDCSYDLSPQDLCAKISLCDALIVRSGTKVTRDVFEAAQGRLKVVGRAGVGIDNVDLQAATEFGCLVVNAPTANTIAAAEHGIALLTSMARNVAQSDASMKAGKWLRSKYVGVSLVGKTLAIMGFGKVGSEVARRAKGLGMHVIAHDPYAPADRARAIGVDLVSFEQAISTADFISLHMPLTPATNKVFNDDTFAKMKKGVRLINVARGGVIDEDALVRALDSGIVAQAALDVFTVEPPPKDSKLVQHENVTVTPHLGASTKEAQEGVAIEIAEAVVGALNGELSATAVNAPMVPPEVLSELAPYVVLAEKVGRLAVQLVTGGSGIQSVKVVYKSARDPDSLDTRLLRAMVTKGIIEPISDTIINLVNADFSAKQKGLRISEERIIVDSSPEYPVESIQVQISNVQSRFASALSENGNISIEGRVKYGVPHLTRVGPFSVDVSLEGNLILCKQVDQPGMIGKVGNILGESNVNVSFMSVGRTVKGKQAIMAIGVDEEPDKDTQKKIGEVSAVEEFVFLKL; encoded by the exons ATGGCGTCCACCCCTTCTCCTCACACTGCCCGCCTCAATTCTctcctctcttcttcttcttcttcttctttcgtCAATCACAACAAACCTTCAAATCTCTCTTTCCTCCATGCCTCCTCAAATCCATCTTCCATCAAACTCCTTCACTCTGTTTCACcatcaatttcttcttcttcttcttcaacgaCGGCGATTCGTAATGTCCTCAAAACTGTTGAATCTGCTGACATCTCCCTCTCTAGAGATCTTCACGGCGTTGTATCCACTTCCAAACCAACCATTCTCGTATCCGAGAAGCTTGGAGAGGCGGGTCTAGATTTGCTCAAGAGTTTCGGCAACGTGGATTGTTCTTACGACTTGTCTCCTCAGGATCTCTGCGCTAAGATCTCGCTGTGCGACGCGCTCATCGTCCGTAGTGGTACCAAGGTGACCCGTGACGTGTTTGAGGCTGCTCAGGGAAGACTCAAGGTCGTCGGGAGAGCTGGTGTTGGCATAGACAATGTCGATCTGCAAGCTGCAACTGAATTTGGTTGCCTCGTCGTTAACGCACCCACAGCTAATACTATTGCTGCAGCTGAGCATGGAATCGCTTTGCTCACCTCCATGGCCCGTAACGTTGCTCAGTCTGATGCCTCCATGAAAGCTG GAAAATGGCTGCGCAGCAAGTATGTGGGTGTTTCTCTTGTTGGGAAAACATTAGCTATTATGGGATTTGGTAAAGTTGGTTCCGAGGTTGCTAGACGTGCAAAAGGCCTCGGTATGCATGTTATTGCCCATGATCCTTATGCTCCTGCTGACAGAGCTCGTGCTATTGGAGTCGATTTGGTTTCATTTGAGCAGGCCATATCTACTGCTGACTTCATCTCACTCCACATGCCTCTCACACCTGCTACGAACAAGGTATTCAATGATGACACTTTTGCAAAGATGAAGAAAGGAGTCAGACTAATAAACGTTGCTCGAGGGGGTGTTATTGACGAGGATGCATTAGTTAGAGCCCTTGACAGTGGAATAGTTGCTCAG GCAGCACTTGATGTGTTCACTGTGGAGCCCCCACCAAAAGATAGCAAACTAGTGCAGCATGAGAATGTTACTGTTACACCTCATCTTGGAGCTAGCACAAAAGAAGCACAG GAAGGAGTTGCAATTGAAATAGCTGAGGCTGTTGTTGGTGCTCTAAATGGGGAACTTTCTGCTACCGCTGTGAATGCTCCAATGGTCCCTCCTGAG GTTTTGTCCGAGTTGGCTCCTTACGTCGTGCTCGCGGAGAAAGTGGGTAGATTAGCAGTACAGCTAGTGACTGGTGGAAGTGGGATTCAGAGTGTGAAAGTGGTTTACAAATCGGCTAGGGACCCTGACAGCTTGGACACTAGACTTCTTCGAGCCATGGTTACAAAAGGCATTATTGAGCCTATTTCGGATACAATCATCAACCTTGTAAATGCGGATTTCAGTGCAAAGCAGAAGGGTCTTCGCATTAGTGAAGAAAGGATTATTGTTGATTCATCTCCAGAGTACCCTGTTGAGTCAATCCAGGTGCAGATTAGTAATGTGCAATCAAGATTTGCAAGTGCGTTATCAGAGAATGGAAACATTAGCATTGAGGGTAGAGTGAAGTATGGAGTTCCCCATCTTACACGTGTTGGACCATTTAGCGTTGATGTGAGCTTGGAGGGTAACCTCATCCTTTGCAAACAAGTGGATCAACCTGGTATGATAGGGAAAGTTGGGAACATACTTGGTGAGAGTAATGTGAATGTGAGTTTTATGAGTGTTGGGAGAACGGTGAAGGGAAAGCAGGCAATTATGGCAATTGGAGTAGACGAAGAACCAGACAAGGATACTCAGAAGAAGATTGGAGAGGTGTCTGCAGTTGAAGAATTTGTCTTCCTTAAACTATAG